A stretch of the Massilia sp. W12 genome encodes the following:
- a CDS encoding L-threonylcarbamoyladenylate synthase, whose protein sequence is MSSDLNAQEIAHAARLLEAGGLVAFPTETVYGLGADAENPQAVAKIYAAKGRPSGHPVIVHLAPQADPGYWVSQLPAQAEKLIAAFWPGPLTLILPRAPHIPDAVAGGQDTIGVRCPSHPVAQALLQEFKHGRGGVAAPSANKFGQVSPTASEHVRQEFTEADGGLHPLLDLILEGGQSEVGIESTILDLSRLDYLGPVLLRPGHISAEELALHLEHMPLPADEAAPRVSGALASHYAPRSPLALIDSASLPATLQALLQSGRRIALLHHSNHLDTALQESLCARIHLPPRPHGFAHGLYAALRRLDNAKPELILVEQAPDTHAWHGVNDRLRRAAHDSIGILSNLLRK, encoded by the coding sequence ATGAGTTCAGACTTGAATGCGCAGGAAATCGCGCATGCCGCCCGCCTGCTCGAAGCAGGCGGGTTGGTCGCTTTTCCTACTGAAACAGTGTATGGATTGGGCGCGGATGCGGAAAACCCGCAGGCTGTCGCCAAGATTTACGCCGCCAAAGGCCGTCCCTCCGGCCACCCCGTGATTGTGCATCTGGCGCCGCAGGCCGACCCCGGTTACTGGGTCAGCCAATTGCCGGCGCAGGCGGAAAAATTGATCGCCGCTTTTTGGCCGGGGCCGCTGACCCTGATTTTGCCGCGTGCGCCGCATATTCCTGATGCGGTGGCGGGCGGCCAGGATACGATAGGGGTGCGCTGTCCCTCGCATCCGGTGGCGCAGGCTTTATTGCAGGAATTTAAACATGGACGCGGCGGCGTGGCCGCGCCCTCCGCGAATAAATTCGGCCAGGTCAGCCCGACCGCGAGCGAACATGTGCGGCAGGAATTCACCGAAGCCGATGGCGGCTTGCACCCTCTGCTGGACTTGATTTTGGAAGGCGGGCAGAGTGAAGTCGGCATTGAATCCACCATTCTCGACCTGTCGCGCCTGGATTATCTCGGCCCGGTATTGCTGCGTCCCGGCCATATCAGCGCCGAAGAATTGGCGCTGCATCTGGAGCACATGCCGCTGCCAGCCGATGAGGCTGCGCCGCGCGTTTCGGGTGCGCTGGCGTCGCATTACGCGCCGCGCAGTCCCTTGGCCCTGATTGACAGCGCCAGCTTGCCGGCCACGCTGCAAGCGCTGCTGCAATCCGGGCGCCGCATCGCACTGCTGCATCACAGCAATCATTTGGATACTGCTTTGCAGGAAAGCTTGTGCGCGCGCATTCATTTGCCGCCAAGACCGCATGGCTTTGCACATGGTTTGTACGCCGCATTGCGCCGGCTGGATAACGCAAAACCGGAGCTGATTCTGGTCGAGCAAGCGCCCGATACCCATGCCTGGCATGGCGTGAATGACAGACTGCGGCGCGCTGCACATGATTCGATTGGAATTTTGTCAAATCTGTTGCGTAAATAA
- a CDS encoding phosphoribosylaminoimidazolesuccinocarboxamide synthase yields the protein MTGLLQTDIKSLPFLHRGKVRDIYAVGEDKLLVVQTDRLSAFDVILDDPIPNKGKILTAMSNFWFKKFGHLMPNHETGIAPEDVVAADERGQVAGRAIVAKKFTPLKIEAIVRGYLIGSGWKDYQKTGSLCGIPLPAGMQEAQKLPEVLFTPSTKAPVGEHDENISFAQAEQIVGAEIAAQVRDYAIQLYTAAADFAASKGIIIADTKFEFGIDDKGVVHLIDEILTPDSSRFWPAASYAVGCSPPSFDKQFVRDWLETQPWNKTAPAPRLPLEVAQQTAAKYEQALQMLTA from the coding sequence ATGACTGGTTTGCTGCAAACCGATATCAAATCCCTGCCGTTTTTACATCGCGGCAAGGTGCGCGACATTTACGCTGTGGGCGAGGACAAATTGCTGGTGGTGCAAACCGACCGCCTGTCCGCATTCGATGTGATTTTGGATGATCCCATCCCCAACAAGGGCAAGATCCTGACTGCGATGTCGAATTTCTGGTTCAAGAAATTCGGCCATCTGATGCCGAATCACGAAACCGGGATTGCGCCGGAAGATGTGGTGGCGGCGGATGAGCGCGGGCAGGTCGCCGGACGCGCGATTGTCGCCAAAAAATTCACCCCGCTGAAAATCGAGGCGATTGTGCGCGGTTATCTGATCGGCTCCGGCTGGAAGGATTACCAGAAAACCGGCAGTCTGTGCGGCATTCCCCTGCCGGCTGGCATGCAGGAAGCGCAAAAGCTGCCCGAAGTGCTGTTTACGCCTTCCACCAAGGCGCCGGTGGGCGAGCATGATGAAAACATTTCCTTTGCCCAGGCTGAGCAAATCGTGGGGGCGGAAATCGCCGCGCAAGTGCGCGATTACGCGATCCAGCTCTACACCGCCGCCGCCGATTTCGCCGCCAGCAAGGGCATTATCATTGCCGACACCAAGTTTGAATTCGGCATTGATGACAAGGGCGTGGTGCATCTGATTGATGAAATTCTGACCCCGGACTCTTCGCGTTTCTGGCCGGCGGCAAGCTATGCCGTGGGCTGTTCGCCGCCTTCGTTTGACAAGCAATTTGTGCGCGATTGGCTGGAAACCCAGCCCTGGAACAAGACCGCGCCGGCGCCGCGCCTGCCGCTCGAAGTCGCGCAGCAAACCGCCGCCAAGTATGAACAAGCTTTGCAGATGTTGACCGCATGA
- a CDS encoding SGNH/GDSL hydrolase family protein, translating to MRHIKFALSLLAAAALTACGGGGGAGDQTPKMKFSAQVSFGDSLSDVGTYAVGTVAALKGGKYNINGATSDVLTGKNWTELMAAQLGLPAPCPAMTGLDGDAAKGFSVPVTNNANCFGYAQGGARVTNPVGPGHKMTGSALGQLTVPVVTQVANHLAKVGGSFKGDEMVFVMAGGNDALIGLAELSKGAEAAGAAEGARVGAATFAQSLVTDLAAGATNPQTAAQAIGLALATENARSGHTDQTVVAAAVQAAASQPGNQAVGSPAVYGPMVASAQAKATAAGKTAGEKAGKDYFTANAPLKVAAMAQAGAELVALVKNQIIAKGAKYVAVVNLPDLATTPGGRARGAEVSALIDTMVKAFNSQLSAGLSGDARIALVDAYTVSHDEFVNKDIYGLTNVMETACDLSEAKNPFGSSLICNASNVKSGDISHYQFADDVHPTPYGYWLLARYVSRDLAMKGWL from the coding sequence ATGCGTCATATTAAATTTGCGCTTTCGCTGCTCGCTGCTGCTGCACTGACAGCTTGTGGCGGCGGTGGCGGCGCTGGCGATCAAACCCCCAAAATGAAATTCAGCGCCCAGGTGTCGTTTGGCGACAGCTTGAGCGATGTGGGCACCTATGCTGTGGGTACGGTGGCTGCTCTGAAGGGTGGCAAATACAATATCAATGGCGCAACCTCCGATGTCTTGACCGGTAAAAACTGGACCGAATTGATGGCGGCCCAGCTCGGCTTGCCGGCGCCATGTCCGGCCATGACCGGTCTGGACGGCGATGCCGCCAAAGGCTTCTCGGTGCCTGTCACCAATAACGCGAATTGCTTTGGCTATGCCCAGGGCGGCGCGCGCGTCACCAACCCGGTTGGCCCGGGCCATAAGATGACCGGCAGCGCGCTGGGGCAATTGACTGTGCCGGTGGTGACCCAGGTGGCGAACCATCTGGCCAAGGTCGGCGGCAGTTTCAAGGGCGATGAAATGGTGTTCGTGATGGCCGGCGGCAATGATGCGCTGATCGGCCTGGCTGAACTGTCCAAGGGCGCTGAAGCGGCAGGCGCGGCGGAAGGCGCACGGGTTGGCGCAGCCACTTTTGCCCAGAGTCTGGTGACAGACTTGGCGGCAGGCGCCACCAATCCGCAAACTGCAGCGCAAGCTATTGGCTTGGCGCTCGCAACAGAGAATGCGCGCAGCGGCCACACCGATCAAACCGTTGTCGCTGCCGCGGTGCAAGCCGCTGCCAGCCAGCCGGGCAATCAGGCAGTGGGTTCGCCTGCTGTGTATGGTCCAATGGTCGCTTCTGCGCAAGCCAAGGCAACTGCGGCTGGCAAAACCGCCGGGGAAAAAGCCGGTAAAGATTATTTCACCGCGAATGCGCCGCTGAAGGTCGCTGCAATGGCGCAAGCCGGCGCAGAATTGGTGGCCCTGGTGAAAAACCAGATCATCGCCAAGGGCGCCAAGTATGTCGCCGTGGTGAATCTGCCTGATCTGGCCACCACCCCGGGTGGCCGCGCCAGAGGTGCGGAAGTGTCGGCCCTGATTGACACGATGGTCAAAGCCTTTAATTCCCAACTCTCCGCCGGCTTGAGCGGCGATGCGCGGATTGCGCTGGTGGATGCTTACACCGTCAGCCATGACGAATTCGTCAACAAAGACATCTATGGTCTGACGAACGTGATGGAAACCGCGTGTGATTTGAGCGAAGCCAAGAACCCCTTCGGTTCGTCGCTGATCTGTAACGCATCGAATGTCAAATCGGGCGATATCAGCCATTACCAATTCGCCGACGATGTGCACCCGACCCCTTACGGCTATTGGCTGTTGGCGCGCTATGTCTCCAGGGACTTGGCAATGAAGGGCTGGCTGTAA
- a CDS encoding OmpW family outer membrane protein: protein MKTLTSVKLLSALCLLFAGNAALAQQAGSWTLAGGINYIKPNVDSGTLSAPTIPGVKNAVGTDTQPVLAINYALTDNIQLATFIGTPYKHDQIGDGTLNGVGKLGSVDALPATLLVQYHFFEAKAKFRPYIGLGITYAYLNNETGSSTLTALADTGGKPTTFKADSAWGHTFKLGATYSLNEKWFVGLSYAKTYVKTTSHFSTGQKISMRLDPSSVMATVGYHF from the coding sequence ATGAAAACCCTGACTTCTGTCAAATTGCTGTCGGCCTTGTGTCTGCTGTTTGCAGGCAATGCCGCATTGGCGCAACAAGCCGGCAGCTGGACGCTGGCTGGCGGCATTAACTACATCAAGCCGAATGTGGACAGCGGCACCTTGTCCGCACCGACCATTCCCGGCGTGAAAAATGCCGTCGGCACGGATACCCAGCCGGTGCTGGCGATTAATTATGCCTTGACCGACAATATCCAGCTGGCCACCTTCATCGGTACGCCGTACAAGCATGATCAGATCGGCGATGGCACGCTGAACGGCGTCGGTAAGCTCGGCTCAGTGGACGCTTTGCCGGCCACGCTGCTGGTGCAATATCATTTCTTTGAAGCGAAAGCAAAATTCCGTCCGTATATCGGTCTCGGGATTACCTATGCCTATCTGAATAATGAAACCGGCTCCAGCACCCTGACCGCACTGGCAGACACCGGCGGCAAGCCGACGACCTTCAAGGCTGACTCCGCATGGGGGCACACCTTCAAGCTCGGCGCGACTTACTCCTTGAATGAAAAATGGTTCGTCGGTTTGTCTTATGCCAAGACATATGTGAAGACCACCTCCCATTTCTCGACCGGCCAGAAGATCTCGATGCGCCTGGACCCCTCCTCGGTGATGGCGACAGTGGGATATCACTTCTGA